In the Deinococcus malanensis genome, one interval contains:
- a CDS encoding NPCBM/NEW2 domain-containing protein, producing MPARHPVLLSTALTLLLAACGQQQAEQPAEVDPYANGANYPWSYIAPEGRLTTLSLTPGENNLYFEPILAASNGWGPVEIDRSNGEQAAGDGRTLSINGKTYTRGYGVHAGSELRFSLKGTGANCTRFTADVGVDDEVGKKGKVIFQVFLDGVKAYDSGTMKGKDPARLVDLDITGKQELRLVVTDAGNGINYDHADWAQPKIFCVATTPPTTPNVQMSLDPQELLLFHKHSANLKATFSSNVNLGGPLDLRLEKAGTYGLDLQLVTTQVDFSGPGTATRDITIAAPNGFTNRSEDYRAPYRLIASRNGQDVASALVTIDVRRLAITTRFEPASLSGRGGETKRVTVVVTIDPPLDGPVGLGVSFGSPGMWTTSIAQIVNISPSRGDGGTMMADMDILFIDNPGIPDTALVRTFFMEVYVEGIRGYRTAGYENRFVSLELRLIR from the coding sequence ATGCCCGCACGCCATCCCGTCCTGCTCAGCACCGCCCTGACCCTCCTGCTCGCCGCCTGCGGTCAACAGCAGGCCGAGCAACCTGCCGAAGTCGATCCCTACGCCAACGGCGCGAATTACCCCTGGTCCTACATCGCCCCTGAAGGCCGCCTCACCACCCTGAGCCTCACCCCCGGCGAGAACAACCTGTACTTCGAACCCATCCTGGCCGCCTCCAACGGCTGGGGTCCCGTCGAGATCGACCGCAGCAACGGCGAACAGGCCGCAGGGGATGGCAGAACACTCTCCATCAACGGGAAGACGTATACCCGCGGGTACGGTGTTCATGCGGGCAGTGAACTACGCTTCAGCCTGAAAGGGACCGGAGCGAACTGCACCCGGTTCACCGCGGATGTCGGGGTAGACGATGAAGTCGGCAAGAAAGGCAAGGTCATCTTCCAGGTGTTCCTGGACGGCGTCAAGGCGTACGACAGCGGGACGATGAAAGGCAAGGACCCGGCCAGACTGGTGGACCTGGACATCACTGGGAAACAGGAACTGAGGCTGGTGGTGACGGACGCTGGGAACGGCATCAACTACGACCATGCTGACTGGGCGCAACCCAAGATCTTCTGCGTGGCCACCACGCCCCCCACGACCCCGAACGTGCAGATGAGCCTGGATCCGCAGGAACTGCTGCTCTTTCACAAGCACAGCGCGAACCTGAAGGCGACCTTCTCGTCAAACGTGAACCTGGGCGGCCCGCTGGATCTTCGCCTGGAAAAGGCCGGCACCTACGGTCTGGATCTGCAACTGGTGACCACCCAAGTGGACTTCAGCGGTCCCGGGACCGCGACACGCGACATTACCATCGCTGCACCCAACGGGTTCACCAACAGGAGTGAGGATTATCGCGCCCCGTACCGGCTGATCGCCAGCCGCAATGGGCAGGACGTGGCGAGCGCGCTGGTAACGATTGACGTGAGGCGCCTGGCCATCACAACACGCTTCGAGCCGGCCTCCTTAAGTGGCCGGGGTGGAGAGACAAAGCGAGTGACGGTCGTCGTGACCATTGATCCTCCTCTCGACGGACCAGTGGGACTTGGCGTGTCCTTCGGATCGCCTGGCATGTGGACGACCAGCATTGCCCAGATCGTGAACATCAGTCCAAGCCGGGGCGATGGTGGGACCATGATGGCCGACATGGACATCCTGTTTATCGACAATCCTGGGATTCCGGATACCGCCCTTGTCAGAACCTTCTTTATGGAGGTGTATGTGGAAGGCATCAGGGGATACCGGACGGCGGGCTACGAGAACCGGTTTGTGTCTCTGGAACTGAGACTCATTCGCTGA
- a CDS encoding alpha/beta fold hydrolase, translating into MPRPSTVLMLHAYPLSASMWDEQARALGDAGLRVLKPDLPGFGGRDGQMTSLQDTARELLQTLPDEPLALVGLSMGGYLALEMLAQAPGRFSHAVLADTTCRADPPEKQADRLAQAERVLREGPEFLLELARDEHAPATFERIKPMIGAASRPGIAGALRAMAARQDQRQTLEALQVPLLVLVGSDDQITPPDRAQEIAQAGRGELRVLPGAAHLSNLDQPAAFNAALIQFLTS; encoded by the coding sequence ATGCCACGACCCTCGACTGTCCTGATGCTGCACGCGTACCCACTGTCCGCCTCCATGTGGGACGAACAGGCCAGGGCCCTGGGAGACGCCGGGCTGCGGGTCCTGAAGCCTGACCTGCCGGGCTTTGGAGGCCGTGACGGCCAGATGACCAGCCTGCAAGACACGGCCCGCGAGCTGCTTCAGACCCTGCCGGACGAGCCGCTGGCGCTGGTTGGACTCAGCATGGGCGGCTACCTTGCCCTGGAAATGCTGGCCCAGGCTCCGGGGCGCTTCAGCCATGCGGTCCTGGCCGACACCACCTGCCGCGCCGACCCACCCGAAAAGCAGGCTGACCGCCTTGCCCAGGCCGAGCGTGTCCTGCGCGAGGGTCCTGAGTTCCTGCTGGAGCTGGCCCGTGACGAGCATGCCCCGGCAACGTTTGAACGGATCAAGCCGATGATCGGCGCGGCCTCCCGCCCAGGCATCGCCGGGGCCCTACGTGCCATGGCCGCGCGGCAGGACCAGCGGCAGACCCTGGAAGCCCTCCAGGTCCCCCTGCTGGTGCTGGTCGGGAGCGATGACCAGATCACCCCTCCCGACCGTGCCCAGGAGATCGCGCAGGCCGGGCGCGGTGAGCTCAGGGTTCTGCCTGGGGCGGCGCACCTGTCCAACCTCGATCAGCCGGCGGCATTTAACGCCGCGCTGATCCAATTTTTGACATCCTGA
- a CDS encoding ferritin-like domain-containing protein: MTQVATPTPSESPSRRQVLRTLGLLGLGATVTSCAPGLLNLSSLAGMPAASVDAAVLNFALNLEYLEGAFYAAATGRLAEIQALGGNAEIRLPANFRPVPFQSGDIRDFANELATDEIAHVKFLIQTITALGGTPVARPALDLGGAFEMAARAASAGRIQGFNPFLNDLFFLHGAYIFEDVGVSAYKGASPLINDDRPGGVLEQAAGILAVEGYHAGAIRSMLYDRRNEEAAAGLTVAAVTKAISDFRDLADGPRDKDQGITEPIRPGDANIVLSDANAVAFSRLPREVLNIVYLAPGAPRGGFFPAGVNGVIR, translated from the coding sequence ATGACCCAAGTCGCCACACCGACCCCTTCCGAATCCCCGTCCCGCCGTCAGGTGCTGCGGACCCTCGGCCTGCTGGGCCTGGGCGCCACTGTCACGTCCTGCGCGCCGGGCCTGCTCAACCTGTCCAGTCTGGCCGGGATGCCTGCTGCGAGCGTCGACGCCGCTGTCCTGAACTTCGCCCTGAACCTGGAATACCTGGAAGGCGCCTTCTATGCCGCGGCCACCGGGCGTCTGGCCGAGATTCAGGCCCTGGGCGGCAATGCTGAGATCCGCCTTCCCGCCAATTTCAGGCCGGTTCCGTTTCAGTCTGGTGACATCCGTGATTTCGCCAACGAACTGGCCACCGATGAGATCGCCCACGTCAAATTTTTGATTCAAACCATTACGGCACTGGGTGGAACGCCTGTGGCGCGGCCGGCTCTGGACCTCGGAGGAGCTTTCGAAATGGCGGCGCGGGCTGCCAGTGCGGGCCGGATTCAGGGCTTCAACCCCTTCCTGAACGATCTTTTCTTCCTGCACGGCGCATACATTTTTGAAGACGTCGGCGTAAGTGCCTATAAGGGCGCCTCTCCACTGATCAATGATGACCGTCCAGGGGGAGTGCTGGAGCAGGCGGCCGGCATCCTGGCAGTCGAGGGCTACCACGCCGGAGCCATTCGCAGCATGCTGTACGACCGCCGTAACGAGGAAGCGGCAGCTGGTCTGACCGTCGCGGCGGTGACCAAGGCCATCAGTGACTTCCGGGATCTGGCCGATGGCCCGCGGGACAAGGACCAAGGCATCACGGAGCCGATCCGTCCGGGCGACGCGAATATCGTGCTGTCCGACGCGAATGCTGTGGCCTTCAGCCGCCTGCCGCGCGAGGTGCTGAACATCGTGTACCTGGCTCCCGGGGCACCCAGAGGCGGGTTCTTCCCGGCCGGGGTCAACGGAGTGATCCGCTAA
- a CDS encoding glycogen synthase: MRVLHVTSEVFPFSRSGGLGDVLGALPAVQGLLGAQVSVLSPWYGSLAGTPEQIWAGDVAAVGPVRVGEIRQDGVRFLFLGLPEFEREGLYHPDDVWRFCAFGRTALPVLRALNEIPDVLHGHDWQAGLVVAHAHEAGWRSVYTVHNLQYQGRWNLAEARNWSGLGPEWLTHEGAEFYGDLNLMKAGLIAADHVTTVSPQYAREITTQQYGEGLEGVLLRLTLEGRLSGIINGLDQERWNPRTDPDVPVYSDLAGKAAATQALRTEFGLDQAPILGIVSRLADQKGMDLLIEALPRLVHDWNVVVLGGGDPLLTAALEGWAQHPHVSFAQGMNEALAHRIYAGSDAFAMPSRFEPCGLSQMIAMRYGTLPVVRETGGLVDTVPPDVGFRFGPATPQALVEACQEAHAAFEDRTGWAERVARGMALDFSWDGPARDYLALYERVLKA, encoded by the coding sequence ATGCGTGTGCTGCATGTGACGTCGGAGGTCTTTCCGTTCTCGCGTTCAGGAGGGTTGGGCGACGTTCTGGGTGCGCTGCCTGCGGTACAGGGCCTACTTGGCGCCCAGGTCAGCGTGCTCTCTCCCTGGTATGGGTCGCTGGCCGGCACGCCTGAGCAGATCTGGGCCGGCGACGTGGCGGCCGTCGGCCCGGTCCGGGTCGGCGAGATCCGGCAGGATGGCGTGCGCTTTCTGTTCCTGGGCCTGCCGGAGTTCGAGCGCGAAGGGCTGTACCACCCGGACGATGTGTGGCGCTTCTGCGCCTTCGGCCGGACAGCGCTGCCGGTGCTGCGTGCCCTGAACGAAATTCCCGACGTGCTGCACGGCCACGACTGGCAGGCCGGTCTGGTGGTCGCCCACGCCCATGAGGCCGGTTGGCGCAGCGTGTACACTGTGCACAACCTGCAGTATCAGGGCCGCTGGAATCTGGCCGAGGCGCGGAACTGGAGCGGCCTGGGCCCGGAATGGCTGACCCATGAGGGCGCCGAATTTTACGGCGACCTGAACCTGATGAAGGCCGGGTTGATCGCTGCGGATCACGTGACCACGGTCAGCCCCCAGTACGCCCGGGAAATCACGACCCAGCAGTACGGCGAAGGACTCGAAGGGGTGCTGCTGCGCCTGACGCTAGAAGGCCGGCTCAGTGGCATCATCAACGGTCTGGACCAGGAGCGCTGGAACCCGCGCACGGACCCGGATGTGCCGGTCTACAGCGATCTGGCTGGCAAGGCCGCCGCCACGCAGGCGCTGCGTACCGAATTCGGTCTGGATCAGGCCCCGATTCTGGGAATCGTCAGCCGACTGGCCGACCAGAAAGGCATGGACCTGCTGATCGAGGCCCTGCCCCGGCTAGTCCACGACTGGAATGTGGTGGTCCTGGGCGGCGGCGACCCCCTGCTGACCGCAGCCCTGGAGGGCTGGGCCCAGCACCCCCATGTCAGCTTCGCGCAGGGCATGAACGAGGCCCTGGCCCACCGGATCTACGCTGGCTCAGACGCCTTTGCCATGCCCAGCCGCTTTGAGCCTTGCGGGCTGTCGCAGATGATTGCCATGCGCTACGGCACCCTGCCGGTGGTGCGCGAAACGGGTGGGCTGGTGGACACGGTTCCGCCAGACGTGGGCTTCCGCTTTGGGCCGGCCACACCTCAGGCATTGGTCGAGGCCTGCCAGGAGGCGCACGCCGCATTCGAGGACCGCACCGGCTGGGCCGAACGCGTCGCGCGTGGGATGGCCCTGGATTTCAGCTGGGACGGCCCGGCGCGTGACTATCTTGCCCTGTACGAGCGGGTGCTGAAGGCCTGA
- a CDS encoding DUF6527 family protein, with protein MHAYVIGEERKHSSYFVCCPGCSQVLTLNTQNEATKPRWTETGSLEEGTLTIRASIWHTPDGCGWYSWLNQGIFTSV; from the coding sequence ATGCATGCCTATGTCATAGGGGAAGAGAGGAAGCACAGCAGCTACTTTGTGTGTTGCCCAGGGTGCTCGCAGGTCCTGACCCTGAACACGCAGAATGAAGCCACCAAGCCCCGCTGGACGGAGACTGGCTCGCTAGAGGAAGGCACACTGACCATCCGGGCAAGCATTTGGCACACCCCTGATGGTTGCGGCTGGTATAGCTGGCTCAATCAAGGCATCTTCACGAGTGTCTGA
- a CDS encoding DUF4384 domain-containing protein translates to MKHILMTLGLAAGASVALAQTSPKITTQSIIVNPVASPLKVSVWTAKDPTGTKTPTYVAGDRMTLNVKTTQDAYVYLFNVDQKGNVDLILPNKFTSGANFIKANTTKSFPSKEDKFTFDIAGPAGLNKVLAVASKTELDLEDIAQFKEDQTTGFATVTVRGGQNGLAQALSIIVKPLPSKDWVTDVAQYQISAKVATPPVPVATTTATWKSSFKSALGLNRVYEFYANQLKAIGYEADETTTTRQQIVGKFSMADESTANLTVKQRPGTTTYDVVVTRKE, encoded by the coding sequence ATGAAACACATTCTGATGACCCTCGGTCTTGCAGCAGGCGCTTCGGTGGCTTTAGCCCAGACCTCACCCAAAATCACGACGCAGAGCATTATCGTCAATCCTGTGGCGTCGCCACTTAAGGTTAGTGTCTGGACCGCCAAAGATCCGACTGGGACGAAAACGCCGACCTACGTTGCGGGCGACCGCATGACGCTGAATGTGAAGACGACACAGGATGCCTACGTTTACCTGTTCAATGTAGATCAGAAAGGCAATGTCGATCTGATTCTCCCGAACAAGTTCACGAGTGGCGCCAACTTTATCAAGGCAAATACGACCAAGAGCTTCCCCAGCAAGGAAGACAAGTTTACCTTCGACATTGCTGGACCGGCGGGCCTGAATAAGGTGCTTGCGGTTGCCAGCAAGACCGAGCTGGATCTTGAGGACATTGCTCAGTTCAAGGAAGACCAAACCACCGGCTTTGCTACTGTAACGGTTCGTGGCGGACAGAACGGACTGGCCCAGGCACTGTCCATCATCGTCAAGCCACTGCCCTCGAAAGACTGGGTCACGGACGTGGCGCAGTACCAGATCTCGGCTAAGGTCGCAACGCCGCCTGTGCCAGTGGCCACGACGACCGCTACCTGGAAATCCTCGTTCAAGTCGGCCTTGGGCCTAAACCGCGTCTACGAGTTCTATGCCAATCAGCTCAAGGCAATTGGCTACGAAGCAGACGAGACAACGACCACGCGCCAGCAGATCGTAGGCAAGTTTTCTATGGCTGACGAATCCACTGCCAACCTGACGGTCAAGCAGCGCCCGGGCACCACAACCTATGACGTGGTCGTGACCCGCAAGGAATAA
- a CDS encoding M23 family metallopeptidase, which yields MHAAEGRTVTASFWHKEIGAIVLIEHPDGSEAHYWHLRDIHVRKGQYVNAGDLIGQIGKGGRGQWFAYLHFGVRKKAGQLPADYWPSTHIKDPVKCAEFIREHYYDLLAWLEARNAKKRIEDLQAQRGEPTRVLMNEQEITGQLVQFPANGVTVNARTNLVHVYVNDPHSNGVPSLPPGK from the coding sequence GTGCACGCTGCAGAGGGCAGGACCGTCACCGCTTCCTTCTGGCATAAGGAAATTGGTGCCATCGTCCTGATTGAGCACCCCGACGGCAGCGAGGCGCATTACTGGCATCTGCGGGACATCCATGTGCGGAAAGGCCAGTACGTCAACGCTGGTGACCTGATCGGCCAGATCGGCAAGGGTGGGCGCGGTCAGTGGTTCGCTTATCTGCACTTCGGTGTTCGCAAGAAGGCTGGCCAGTTGCCGGCTGATTACTGGCCCAGTACGCACATCAAAGACCCGGTGAAGTGTGCCGAGTTCATCCGGGAGCATTACTACGATCTCCTGGCCTGGCTGGAAGCGAGGAACGCGAAAAAGCGGATTGAGGACCTGCAGGCCCAGAGGGGCGAACCAACACGCGTGCTGATGAATGAACAGGAGATCACCGGCCAGCTTGTACAGTTCCCGGCCAACGGCGTGACTGTGAATGCCCGGACGAACCTGGTGCACGTGTACGTAAACGACCCTCACTCGAACGGCGTTCCTTCACTGCCGCCCGGCAAGTAA
- a CDS encoding ferritin-like domain-containing protein, which translates to MDVSQGNSDLTQASSTRRQFLRGVGLAGAGVALVGCAPSFTARRDKPNIDVDVLNFALNLEYLETAFYLAATGRLAEMQGLGGNAPIRLPAGVTGLTPMNFQSAEIRDFANELATNELAHVRFLIATIRALGGTPIPRPEVDAGPAFTAAVAAATGGKVANFNPFADEVSFLLAGHTLEDVGVTAYKGASPLIHDRKPGGVLEQAAGILAVESYHMGAARFQLYKRRGLTVAPEFTVAAMSQAISDLRDTLDGPGDKDQGIAQPPRPGESNIVPTDANGVVFSRVPREVLNIVYQRAGAEAGGFYPSGINGRLR; encoded by the coding sequence ATGGACGTATCACAGGGAAATTCAGACCTCACGCAGGCCAGCAGCACACGGCGTCAGTTCCTGCGCGGCGTGGGCCTCGCCGGAGCAGGCGTCGCCCTGGTGGGCTGTGCGCCCAGCTTCACGGCGCGGCGGGACAAGCCCAACATTGACGTGGACGTCTTGAACTTCGCACTGAACCTGGAATACCTGGAGACGGCATTCTATCTGGCCGCCACCGGACGTCTGGCCGAAATGCAGGGCTTGGGCGGCAACGCCCCGATCCGCCTGCCTGCTGGCGTGACCGGATTGACACCCATGAATTTTCAGTCCGCTGAAATCCGTGACTTTGCCAATGAGCTGGCCACCAACGAGCTGGCGCACGTGCGCTTTCTGATCGCCACCATCCGGGCGCTGGGCGGCACCCCCATTCCCCGGCCGGAGGTGGACGCCGGTCCGGCCTTTACCGCCGCCGTGGCCGCGGCCACGGGAGGTAAGGTCGCCAACTTCAATCCGTTCGCCGATGAGGTCTCCTTCCTGCTGGCCGGCCACACCCTGGAAGACGTGGGCGTCACCGCCTACAAGGGTGCCTCGCCACTGATTCACGACCGCAAGCCGGGCGGCGTGCTCGAACAGGCGGCCGGCATTCTGGCGGTCGAGAGCTACCACATGGGCGCGGCACGCTTCCAGCTGTACAAGCGCCGTGGCCTGACAGTGGCCCCCGAGTTCACCGTGGCCGCCATGTCGCAGGCCATCAGCGACCTGCGCGACACGCTTGACGGTCCCGGCGACAAGGACCAGGGCATTGCCCAGCCACCCCGGCCCGGGGAATCAAACATCGTTCCGACCGATGCCAACGGTGTGGTTTTCAGCCGTGTGCCGCGCGAAGTACTGAACATCGTATATCAGCGTGCAGGTGCCGAAGCGGGTGGGTTCTACCCCAGTGGGATCAACGGCAGGCTCCGGTAG
- a CDS encoding site-specific integrase — protein sequence MSRQLAFTTGMRRGELTFNEPKTEKGWRQIPVNEDTLRVLIERRKIYFLEEGCSAPETWGGQGLIFGTVDDTPISPSNLDRDWKAVIKESGLPPITLHALRHIHATMLIANGIDVRHLADCLGHSRPSFTLDTYAHVYASHREKAALTLDQLLGDSGSRG from the coding sequence ATGTCCAGGCAGCTGGCCTTCACGACCGGCATGCGGCGCGGCGAGCTGACCTTCAACGAACCCAAGACCGAGAAAGGCTGGCGGCAGATTCCCGTGAACGAGGACACCCTACGGGTGCTGATTGAGCGCCGGAAGATTTACTTTCTGGAGGAAGGCTGCAGCGCCCCGGAGACCTGGGGCGGTCAGGGCCTGATCTTCGGGACGGTCGACGACACGCCGATCTCGCCCAGCAACCTGGACCGGGACTGGAAGGCTGTGATCAAGGAGAGTGGTCTGCCGCCCATCACGTTGCACGCGCTCAGGCACATCCACGCGACCATGTTGATCGCGAATGGGATTGACGTGCGGCATCTGGCTGACTGCCTGGGCCACAGCCGACCGAGTTTCACGCTGGACACGTACGCGCACGTGTACGCCTCGCACCGCGAGAAGGCCGCCCTGACGTTGGATCAGCTACTCGGGGACAGCGGGAGTAGAGGTTGA
- a CDS encoding DUF790 family protein, which produces MLPTELLMFRVKAGIVEPRRLKPTTANLGLAQTLIETFEANIGRRRWELDDDLRTLEAGRQDFKVLRGLAHLLTNMSAFEAGGTIEPVQVRSRVFELAQAQVPSRKGTTLILEQAARSLSQDHALSPAEVQASLYADLPDQQTLVAFDPPAPLELIHRFDLAQAQGMLYRAYELVITARRNEPARYKQLLKYLKFFGLMVTVEGDANFGFTLTLDGPTSLFGGTTRYGLAMAKFLPALLHVTKWDLSAALKPRKDLAWVDPGDDEWSFQLTSEDGYVSHYKPPEEHDSALESGFAERFVKTETTWTLEREVDLVPVPGGVILPDFRLVDGQRSVLVEIVGYWRPEYLRKKFELLRKAERTDVIVCVSERLNLEKAGVDPSDFGDRVVWFKGVLHPKEVLSVAERVARVTS; this is translated from the coding sequence ATGCTCCCCACTGAATTGCTGATGTTCCGCGTCAAGGCCGGCATCGTCGAGCCCCGGCGCCTCAAACCCACCACTGCCAACCTGGGGCTCGCGCAGACCCTCATCGAGACGTTTGAGGCCAATATCGGCCGGCGCCGCTGGGAACTCGATGACGATCTGCGTACCCTGGAAGCGGGCCGGCAGGATTTCAAGGTCCTGCGTGGTCTGGCACACCTGCTGACCAACATGAGCGCCTTTGAGGCCGGCGGAACCATAGAACCGGTCCAGGTGCGCTCCAGGGTGTTCGAGCTGGCCCAGGCGCAGGTACCCAGCCGCAAAGGCACCACGCTGATTCTGGAGCAGGCAGCCAGAAGCCTGTCGCAGGACCACGCGCTTTCACCCGCAGAGGTGCAGGCCAGCCTGTACGCGGACCTGCCGGATCAGCAGACCCTGGTCGCGTTTGACCCGCCGGCACCCCTGGAGCTGATTCACCGCTTTGATCTGGCCCAGGCGCAGGGCATGCTGTACCGCGCCTATGAGCTGGTGATCACGGCGCGGCGCAACGAGCCGGCCCGCTACAAGCAGCTGCTGAAATACCTTAAGTTCTTTGGCCTGATGGTCACGGTCGAGGGAGATGCGAACTTCGGCTTTACGCTGACGCTCGACGGTCCGACCTCGCTGTTCGGAGGCACGACCCGCTATGGGCTGGCTATGGCGAAATTTCTGCCGGCCCTGCTGCATGTCACGAAGTGGGACCTGAGCGCGGCCCTCAAACCCCGCAAGGATCTGGCCTGGGTCGATCCAGGGGACGACGAATGGTCTTTCCAGCTCACCAGTGAGGATGGCTATGTCAGCCACTACAAGCCGCCCGAGGAACATGATTCGGCCCTGGAGTCCGGCTTCGCCGAGCGCTTTGTCAAAACTGAGACGACCTGGACCCTGGAACGCGAGGTCGATCTTGTGCCGGTGCCGGGCGGGGTCATTCTGCCGGACTTCCGGCTGGTTGACGGCCAACGGAGTGTGCTGGTGGAAATCGTAGGGTACTGGCGCCCGGAATACCTGCGCAAAAAATTCGAGCTGCTCCGCAAGGCCGAGCGCACCGACGTCATCGTCTGCGTATCCGAGCGGCTGAACCTGGAAAAGGCCGGCGTCGACCCCAGTGACTTTGGAGACCGGGTGGTGTGGTTTAAAGGCGTGCTGCACCCCAAGGAAGTGCTCTCCGTGGCCGAGCGTGTGGCGCGGGTCACCTCCTGA
- a CDS encoding DEAD/DEAH box helicase family protein, producing the protein MAPTLRLDRGTLVMHGVPDAVMDHFTWDARSQSWRAPGQAYREIVEGLREAGLSFRDDAAGFSKLELGYARDVTPYAHQTQALQAWKKAGRRGVVVLPTGAGKTLVAQLALRDTPRSALICVPTLDLLQQWYAGLIAAFPDAQVGLLGGGSHDETPLLVSTYDSAAIHAETLAGRYALQIFDEAHHLPSDYTRVIAQMGLAPYRLGLTATPRRSDGRERDLDGLIGPVVYQVAPEDLAGDTLADYREVVIRVRLSQNEQRRYDECIRTRNDFLRRAGIRLGTLEGWKQFVMNSGTPQGRTAMLAHREARSLAYGTEGKLRVLEEILANHPAERTLIFTDDNATVYRISREFLIPAITHQTPVKERHGLLEKFRSGAYRILVTSRVLNEGVDVPEASVAVVLSGTATEREHIQRLGRILRKAEGKTAVLYEVITEGTSEERVSQQRRGQWKPGQAGSDIDYGDLNAPH; encoded by the coding sequence ATGGCCCCCACCCTGCGGCTCGACCGGGGCACGCTCGTGATGCATGGCGTGCCTGACGCCGTGATGGACCACTTTACCTGGGACGCGCGCAGTCAGTCCTGGCGTGCACCGGGGCAGGCGTACCGCGAGATCGTGGAGGGCTTACGGGAGGCCGGATTGTCTTTCCGGGATGACGCGGCCGGTTTTTCAAAACTTGAACTCGGATATGCCCGGGACGTGACCCCCTACGCGCATCAGACGCAGGCGCTTCAGGCCTGGAAGAAGGCCGGCCGGCGCGGCGTGGTCGTGCTGCCGACCGGAGCCGGGAAGACCCTGGTAGCCCAGCTGGCCCTGCGGGATACGCCGCGTTCGGCCCTGATCTGCGTGCCGACCCTGGATCTGCTGCAGCAGTGGTATGCGGGGCTGATTGCGGCGTTTCCGGACGCGCAGGTGGGGCTGCTGGGTGGTGGCAGCCACGATGAAACGCCGCTGCTGGTCAGTACCTACGATTCTGCAGCCATTCATGCCGAGACGCTGGCCGGCCGCTACGCCCTGCAGATCTTCGATGAAGCCCACCACCTGCCCAGTGACTACACCCGGGTCATCGCGCAGATGGGCCTGGCCCCCTACCGCCTGGGCCTGACCGCGACGCCCAGGCGCAGTGATGGCCGGGAACGGGATCTGGACGGCCTGATCGGACCTGTGGTGTATCAGGTCGCTCCTGAGGACCTTGCCGGAGATACCCTGGCGGACTACCGGGAAGTCGTGATCCGGGTGCGGCTGAGTCAGAACGAGCAGCGGCGCTACGACGAGTGCATTCGGACCCGCAACGACTTCCTGCGCCGCGCAGGCATCCGGCTGGGAACCCTGGAGGGCTGGAAGCAGTTCGTGATGAACAGCGGCACCCCCCAGGGCCGCACGGCCATGCTGGCCCACCGCGAGGCCCGCAGCCTGGCTTACGGCACTGAGGGCAAACTGCGCGTGCTCGAAGAGATCCTGGCCAACCATCCGGCCGAGCGGACCCTGATCTTCACCGACGACAACGCCACCGTCTACCGGATCAGTCGTGAATTCCTGATTCCGGCGATTACGCACCAGACGCCGGTCAAGGAGCGGCACGGTCTGCTGGAGAAGTTCCGGAGCGGGGCCTACCGCATCCTGGTGACCAGCCGCGTGCTCAACGAGGGCGTAGACGTGCCGGAGGCCAGTGTGGCGGTCGTGCTGTCCGGCACGGCGACCGAGCGCGAGCATATCCAGCGGCTGGGCCGAATTCTGCGCAAGGCCGAAGGCAAGACGGCGGTGCTGTATGAGGTGATCACCGAGGGCACCAGCGAGGAACGCGTCAGCCAGCAGCGCCGGGGGCAGTGGAAGCCTGGGCAGGCAGGGAGTGACATCGACTATGGGGACCTGAATGCTCCCCACTGA